A DNA window from Sulfitobacter noctilucicola contains the following coding sequences:
- the yghX gene encoding YghX family hydrolase: protein MTQPPRKKASDFDPRILEIFDGYVHGKMSKRDFIAQAGKYAVAGVTGAMILEQLQPNYALAQQVAEDDPDIVTERTTYESPDGHGTINALMARPANASGRLPAVLVVHENRGLNPYIEDVVRRTAKAGYLAIGPDGLSPLGGYPGTDEEGREMQRSLDGAKLMEDFFAAFEFLRDHHDSTGQVGAVGFCYGGGVCNALAVAYPDLAASVPFYGRQPAAEDVPAIKAPLMIQYAGLDERINAGWPAYSEALKAAQKEFSVHFYPEVNHGFHNDTTPRYDEEAASLAWKRTIAFFDTHVRG from the coding sequence ATGACCCAGCCTCCGCGCAAGAAGGCCAGCGATTTCGATCCGCGCATTCTGGAGATTTTTGACGGCTATGTGCACGGCAAAATGAGCAAGCGGGATTTTATCGCGCAAGCAGGTAAATACGCTGTGGCCGGCGTAACCGGTGCGATGATCCTTGAGCAGTTGCAGCCGAACTATGCCCTTGCACAGCAGGTTGCCGAAGACGATCCCGATATCGTGACCGAACGTACCACCTATGAAAGCCCGGACGGACACGGGACGATTAACGCATTGATGGCGCGACCCGCAAACGCTTCAGGCAGACTACCTGCTGTGCTGGTCGTCCACGAGAACCGCGGTCTGAACCCTTATATCGAAGACGTTGTCCGCCGCACGGCCAAGGCCGGATACCTTGCGATTGGTCCTGACGGGCTTAGCCCTTTGGGAGGTTATCCCGGCACAGACGAGGAAGGTCGCGAAATGCAACGTAGTCTGGACGGGGCCAAACTCATGGAAGACTTCTTTGCCGCTTTTGAATTCCTGCGCGACCATCATGACAGCACAGGCCAAGTCGGTGCCGTCGGCTTTTGCTATGGCGGTGGCGTATGCAATGCGCTCGCCGTGGCCTATCCCGATCTGGCAGCCTCTGTTCCGTTCTACGGCAGGCAGCCCGCAGCTGAAGATGTGCCTGCGATCAAGGCCCCTTTGATGATTCAGTATGCCGGACTTGATGAGCGGATCAATGCGGGATGGCCTGCCTATTCAGAGGCGTTGAAGGCGGCACAGAAAGAATTCAGCGTCCACTTTTACCCCGAAGTGAACCACGGTTTCCACAACGACACGACACCCCGATACGACGAAGAAGCTGCGTCACTTGCTTGGAAGAGGACCATCGCGTTTTTCGATACACATGTGCGTGGGTAG
- a CDS encoding MarR family winged helix-turn-helix transcriptional regulator gives MANDLSRTRAERVAHRKSHQEANIFSRLAAASATSRAHAQRLLKQSSGLSIVEWRVLWDLSEAQPLSVRDFANIQRNDHSLISRALPQMQKKGYLVLSQDPNDKRQTLVTLTEKGRAAFDQAAPIMKARRDMLRATFTAEEASLFLTFIERFENSLEPSSGQKNIETE, from the coding sequence ATGGCCAATGATTTGAGCAGGACCCGCGCAGAGAGGGTCGCGCACCGGAAATCACATCAGGAGGCGAATATCTTCAGTCGGCTTGCCGCTGCCAGTGCTACCTCTCGGGCGCATGCACAAAGGTTGCTGAAGCAATCCAGCGGCCTGTCGATTGTAGAGTGGCGCGTTCTTTGGGATTTGTCGGAAGCGCAACCGCTAAGCGTGCGGGATTTTGCAAACATCCAGCGCAATGACCATTCGCTGATCAGTCGCGCTTTGCCGCAAATGCAAAAAAAGGGATATCTGGTCCTTTCCCAGGACCCGAATGACAAGCGTCAAACCCTCGTGACGCTGACAGAGAAAGGGCGCGCCGCATTCGATCAGGCTGCACCCATCATGAAGGCGAGGCGCGACATGCTCCGTGCGACCTTCACAGCTGAAGAAGCTTCACTTTTCCTCACATTCATCGAGCGGTTCGAGAATAGTCTTGAACCATCCTCGGGTCAGAAGAATATCGAAACGGAGTGA
- a CDS encoding TAXI family TRAP transporter solute-binding subunit encodes MFKHMIAKSVVAAGLLMTPVAALAQATLTAETTSPGSTPHYIDTTLAAVLESAGIATLQITEGATLTNSVQAVAEGQLDMAPAPLILPFLLAKGIGPYSGIGPDRGAELAGNLRAIFFTAASAQIFGHYDSGAISDIRNLEGMRIWNGPPRGAALTSGRATVQLLAGLKDDGEGYESVQSPWPDTVSTITGGGADGWTIPEGLPSGRQIAIAAAGATKIYDIPSDLLNSELGQQIASAPGHAPYSVPVEEYRAAYAGNDITIVTDDDTFDSYATAFAQIVPANLDEDLVYKITTAYLEGQARFETGSPRGPYLFMTFGDLDGTSQGVCGAVDMRLHPGAVRAYEDAGHAVADCLRP; translated from the coding sequence ATGTTCAAACACATGATCGCAAAGTCCGTTGTAGCGGCAGGACTTTTGATGACGCCTGTCGCCGCGCTGGCACAGGCAACGCTCACGGCAGAAACTACATCGCCAGGGTCAACACCGCACTACATCGACACCACGCTTGCGGCAGTACTGGAAAGCGCGGGCATTGCCACGCTTCAGATCACTGAAGGTGCGACACTCACAAACTCGGTACAGGCTGTGGCAGAAGGTCAGTTGGACATGGCACCTGCGCCGCTGATCCTGCCCTTCCTGCTGGCGAAAGGCATTGGCCCATACAGCGGCATAGGACCGGATCGCGGTGCTGAACTTGCAGGCAATCTGCGCGCCATTTTCTTTACCGCCGCTTCTGCCCAGATCTTCGGTCACTATGACAGCGGTGCAATTTCCGACATCCGCAACCTTGAGGGTATGCGCATCTGGAACGGCCCGCCACGCGGCGCGGCACTGACGTCAGGCCGCGCAACTGTACAGCTTCTTGCCGGTTTGAAAGACGACGGAGAAGGATACGAAAGCGTTCAAAGCCCTTGGCCAGACACGGTTTCCACGATCACAGGAGGTGGCGCTGATGGCTGGACCATCCCCGAAGGTTTGCCGTCCGGCCGCCAGATAGCAATTGCCGCAGCAGGCGCCACGAAAATTTACGACATTCCGTCTGATTTGTTGAACAGCGAATTGGGCCAGCAGATCGCGTCAGCACCCGGTCATGCACCTTACTCCGTACCGGTTGAGGAATACCGCGCGGCCTATGCCGGCAATGACATCACGATCGTCACCGATGACGACACCTTTGACAGCTATGCCACTGCGTTTGCCCAGATCGTGCCTGCGAACCTAGATGAGGACCTCGTCTACAAAATCACCACTGCCTACCTCGAAGGACAGGCCCGATTTGAGACGGGATCCCCCCGTGGCCCATACCTGTTCATGACCTTTGGCGATCTTGACGGCACCAGCCAGGGCGTGTGTGGCGCGGTCGATATGCGCCTGCATCCCGGCGCTGTTCGCGCGTATGAAGATGCCGGCCACGCGGTTGCCGATTGCCTTCGCCCGTAA
- a CDS encoding TRAP transporter permease: MTDLPQPRRFSQRLALVLAVILVVVGMLNTMPEIAGLQDWARDVTGIKFFRVSSFPPEYLYPPIFVLMMVIVALDASIYRAWRDTNPSRAWLGALLDGGLVFAAVLAAVGFWVEIDSVCLVDQLTGERARLIKEAAERSANVIPGMSFDAEVPSCQARFGVWIIPLLFTIITLFFLYNIRVWGAPLVAVASVVVIYTVATALIWVFDLSTNNFLLTKLGADGGDALAAAIQKSTNIFITPDGFMGRFMDIIVNQVFPYVILGALFGSSAGGTSLIKLAVRMTRNLRGGPAHAAIVSSAMFGTITGGPVTNVLSTGRLTIPMMRRNGFSPQFAGGVEAAASSGGQIMPPVMGVAAFVLVALTAVPYTKVITAAFLPAVCFFFSIFLAVMFQARREKVQAMREVPDDLVMVRQDWLNLIIICVPILTILCLLLGSKDAIGSGFLASILPSGVTQTLVNGTGDAVSAGWWAVAVLLPLLFLDPETRAAPSKVLVSVAEGGILISRLFLLLFAVSIISAFLNESGLTGELTRSVTAWLENATQITLFGVEVEIVGGVYLMLALVCAMLCSILLGMGMPTVPAYVNVALLLGPLLANLGVSFFTANMFVFYFAVASAITPPVAIAAFAAASITRTEPMRTSIAALRVGVVMFTIPFVFAWYPELLLIEEAVTITDAAGKRSLIEGYTGVVDWPALAFLGARLVIALYLLASALARFDLIAISKFESMLRIAVAVLILWKSPVIMWIGLCIALLVLGRQIIAMRQSSTRAA; encoded by the coding sequence ATGACTGATCTTCCCCAGCCACGGCGGTTTAGCCAACGGCTTGCGCTTGTTCTTGCAGTGATCCTTGTTGTTGTCGGTATGTTGAACACCATGCCGGAAATCGCAGGCCTTCAGGACTGGGCGCGAGATGTTACCGGAATCAAGTTTTTCCGCGTTTCCAGCTTCCCTCCCGAGTACCTCTACCCACCGATTTTCGTGTTGATGATGGTGATTGTGGCGCTTGATGCCAGCATCTATCGCGCCTGGCGGGATACAAACCCCTCGCGGGCCTGGTTGGGCGCTTTGCTGGATGGCGGTCTTGTATTTGCGGCGGTTCTGGCTGCCGTCGGTTTCTGGGTAGAGATCGATTCCGTATGTCTGGTTGACCAGCTCACCGGTGAAAGGGCACGGCTGATCAAAGAAGCGGCGGAGCGGTCTGCCAACGTGATACCGGGCATGAGCTTTGATGCGGAGGTACCATCGTGCCAAGCACGGTTCGGTGTCTGGATCATCCCGTTGCTTTTCACCATCATCACTCTGTTTTTTTTGTATAATATCCGCGTCTGGGGTGCCCCGCTGGTGGCGGTCGCGAGCGTCGTCGTGATCTATACGGTTGCCACCGCATTGATCTGGGTGTTCGACTTGAGCACCAACAACTTTTTGCTGACAAAACTGGGGGCCGATGGCGGTGATGCCTTGGCCGCCGCCATTCAGAAAAGCACCAACATTTTCATCACGCCCGACGGTTTCATGGGGCGGTTCATGGACATTATCGTCAATCAGGTTTTCCCCTATGTAATCCTCGGCGCATTGTTCGGCTCTTCGGCTGGTGGCACATCGCTTATCAAACTGGCTGTACGTATGACGCGCAATCTGCGCGGGGGTCCTGCCCATGCGGCCATTGTGTCCTCCGCAATGTTTGGCACCATAACCGGCGGACCTGTGACAAACGTGCTGTCAACTGGACGGCTGACCATTCCGATGATGCGCCGCAACGGTTTCAGCCCGCAGTTTGCTGGTGGTGTCGAAGCGGCAGCGTCATCAGGCGGGCAGATCATGCCGCCGGTTATGGGTGTTGCGGCCTTTGTTTTGGTGGCATTGACCGCAGTTCCCTATACCAAGGTGATTACAGCCGCTTTCCTGCCAGCGGTCTGTTTCTTCTTTTCGATCTTTCTCGCGGTTATGTTTCAGGCCCGGCGCGAAAAAGTGCAGGCCATGCGGGAAGTACCGGATGATCTGGTTATGGTGCGGCAGGACTGGCTTAACCTGATTATCATCTGCGTCCCGATCTTGACGATCCTTTGCCTGCTTCTGGGCAGCAAAGATGCCATCGGCTCCGGCTTTCTGGCTTCCATTCTGCCCAGCGGCGTTACACAGACGCTGGTGAACGGCACTGGCGATGCTGTGTCGGCTGGATGGTGGGCTGTCGCGGTCCTGTTGCCGCTGCTGTTCCTTGATCCTGAAACACGCGCTGCGCCGTCGAAGGTTCTGGTTTCTGTTGCAGAGGGCGGCATCCTGATATCGCGGCTGTTTTTGTTGCTATTTGCGGTTTCGATCATATCTGCCTTTCTGAATGAAAGTGGCCTTACGGGGGAGCTGACCCGCTCCGTCACGGCATGGCTGGAGAACGCGACACAGATTACCCTTTTTGGAGTCGAGGTCGAGATTGTCGGTGGGGTCTATCTGATGCTCGCACTGGTCTGCGCGATGTTGTGTTCAATCCTGCTGGGCATGGGCATGCCCACGGTGCCTGCCTATGTGAATGTTGCCCTGCTTTTGGGGCCACTGCTCGCCAATCTTGGTGTCAGCTTTTTCACAGCGAACATGTTTGTCTTCTATTTTGCAGTGGCCTCCGCGATCACACCGCCAGTGGCAATTGCCGCTTTTGCTGCCGCCTCGATCACCCGGACAGAGCCGATGCGCACAAGCATTGCCGCCCTTCGTGTCGGTGTGGTGATGTTCACCATCCCGTTCGTTTTTGCATGGTATCCCGAGCTTTTGCTGATCGAAGAAGCGGTGACAATCACTGACGCTGCGGGAAAGCGGAGCCTGATCGAAGGATACACAGGCGTTGTTGATTGGCCTGCCCTGGCCTTTCTAGGCGCAAGGCTTGTGATTGCGCTGTATCTTCTTGCCTCTGCGCTGGCGCGCTTTGACCTTATCGCCATCAGCAAGTTCGAAAGCATGCTGCGGATTGCTGTAGCGGTCCTGATCCTATGGAAATCGCCGGTCATCATGTGGATCGGGCTATGTATCGCGCTGCTGGTTCTGGGCAGGCAGATCATTGCGATGCGCCAGAGTTCAACGCGCGCTGCGTAG
- a CDS encoding sulfatase-like hydrolase/transferase has product MAEKHPNVLWIMADQLRFDYLSCYGHPHLHTPHIDALAKRGVKFNKAYVQSPVCGPSRMSAYTGRYVRSHGSTWNGMPLRVGEPTLGDHLRQSGARAVLVGKTHMTADAEGMAWLGIDPKSEIGVSRSQCGFDPFERDDGLHPDSLRQNWSAYDDYLEAQGYKSDNPWGDFANSGKDADGDLLSAWLLKNSRLAANVPEEHSETAYMTDRAIAFMQGAITDDRPWVCHLSYIKPHWPYIVPAPYHDMYCERDIVDPVRSDAERDTSHPLMRAYLDARVCKSFSRDMVREHVIPAYMGLIKQLDDNLGRLFAWMESKGLSDNTIVAFTSDHGDYMGDHWMGDKDFYHEMAVKVPLIIADPRPEADRTRGSVSEDLVEMIDLAPTFMAATGCPPKPHIVEGRDLTPILHGKQGFSRRYVISEHDYHWSEMARTLEVPQEDAHTTMIFDGRWKYIRCEGFRPILFDLVTDPSELTDLGGSEDTTHIAARARMESALLTWATRHHSRITATSEVLDRQKKSAQTGILIGFWDEAEYEEASGIAFRDLKPVGRP; this is encoded by the coding sequence GTGGCCGAAAAACATCCGAACGTTCTGTGGATCATGGCGGATCAATTGCGCTTTGATTACCTTAGTTGCTACGGGCATCCCCACCTGCACACGCCCCATATTGACGCGTTGGCCAAGCGGGGTGTGAAGTTTAACAAGGCTTATGTTCAGTCTCCGGTATGTGGACCGTCACGGATGTCGGCCTATACGGGGCGCTATGTCCGCAGCCATGGTTCCACCTGGAACGGAATGCCCCTGCGGGTGGGCGAGCCGACCTTGGGCGACCATCTGCGCCAAAGCGGCGCGCGGGCGGTTCTTGTGGGAAAAACTCACATGACCGCGGATGCAGAGGGCATGGCATGGCTGGGTATCGACCCCAAAAGCGAAATCGGGGTCAGTCGGTCGCAATGTGGATTTGACCCTTTCGAGCGCGACGACGGCCTGCATCCCGACAGCCTGAGGCAGAACTGGTCAGCCTATGACGATTACCTAGAGGCGCAGGGATACAAGAGTGATAACCCATGGGGTGACTTCGCAAATTCTGGAAAAGATGCGGATGGCGATCTGCTTTCGGCTTGGTTGCTGAAAAATTCCCGCCTTGCCGCAAATGTCCCCGAAGAGCATTCCGAAACCGCTTATATGACCGACCGAGCAATCGCCTTTATGCAAGGGGCAATAACTGACGACCGGCCGTGGGTGTGCCACCTGAGCTATATCAAACCCCACTGGCCCTACATTGTGCCTGCTCCCTACCATGACATGTATTGCGAAAGGGATATCGTAGACCCCGTTCGCTCCGACGCAGAACGTGATACCTCCCATCCCTTGATGCGGGCCTACCTTGATGCGCGCGTCTGCAAAAGCTTTTCGCGGGATATGGTCCGCGAACACGTAATCCCCGCCTACATGGGGCTGATCAAACAGCTCGACGATAATCTGGGGCGGCTATTTGCGTGGATGGAGAGCAAAGGGCTGAGCGATAATACGATTGTCGCATTTACCTCGGACCATGGTGACTACATGGGGGACCACTGGATGGGGGATAAAGATTTCTATCACGAAATGGCGGTCAAAGTGCCTCTGATCATCGCCGATCCTCGTCCCGAAGCAGACCGGACACGCGGTAGCGTCAGCGAGGACTTGGTCGAGATGATTGATCTGGCACCCACATTTATGGCGGCCACCGGATGCCCCCCGAAACCTCATATCGTTGAAGGCCGCGACCTGACCCCGATCCTGCATGGCAAGCAGGGCTTCTCCCGGCGCTACGTCATCAGCGAGCATGACTACCACTGGTCGGAGATGGCTCGGACGCTGGAGGTGCCGCAAGAAGACGCGCATACAACGATGATTTTTGATGGCCGTTGGAAGTACATCCGGTGTGAAGGATTCCGGCCTATCCTATTCGATCTTGTAACCGATCCGTCGGAGTTGACCGATTTAGGCGGATCAGAAGACACGACCCACATCGCGGCAAGAGCAAGGATGGAAAGCGCATTACTGACGTGGGCGACACGACATCATAGCCGCATCACGGCCACATCGGAGGTTCTCGACAGGCAAAAGAAGTCGGCCCAAACAGGCATCCTGATCGGGTTCTGGGATGAAGCCGAGTACGAGGAGGCCAGCGGCATCGCATTTCGTGACCTCAAACCAGTGGGGCGGCCCTAG
- a CDS encoding C45 family autoproteolytic acyltransferase/hydolase gives MTYHSLTFDAVSEATPGPKWAARWARSWPAYEPWFVARGGDAGPSRQACAEALESHMPELVETYDRLVAIAGGGDRAARFLSTWCPPSYLGGCSLACAVSADDIRLVRNYDLSPDLNEGLLLHTAWRGKKVMGMVEFLWGLSDGINEAGLSIALAYGGRQETGEGFGITTILRYVLETCENVDDALAALHRVPSHMCYNILVADAGGNAASVEVYAGGGAKEQPLPIATNHQNDGSTPDRGDFTQTHKRAAHLKSVLDADPIPASLVEDFLAHPLRQDRYGEGFGTLFTAEYKPRQGAMMLHWQGENWTQSLDSFYEGQRVITYGGNTAPTAPLYDIDWVAIGQAYARGDYPDWRSFVSGWSNAA, from the coding sequence ATGACTTACCATTCTTTGACATTCGACGCTGTTTCCGAAGCAACACCCGGTCCGAAATGGGCGGCGCGCTGGGCACGTTCATGGCCCGCGTATGAGCCATGGTTCGTGGCCCGCGGCGGTGATGCAGGACCATCTCGTCAGGCCTGCGCAGAGGCGCTCGAAAGCCACATGCCGGAACTGGTCGAAACCTACGACCGGCTTGTGGCTATTGCAGGCGGGGGTGATCGGGCCGCACGCTTTCTCTCCACTTGGTGCCCGCCGAGCTATTTGGGAGGCTGCTCACTCGCCTGCGCGGTGTCCGCCGACGATATACGCTTGGTCCGCAACTACGACCTGTCGCCTGACCTGAATGAGGGGCTTTTGCTCCACACTGCATGGCGCGGCAAAAAGGTAATGGGGATGGTCGAGTTTCTCTGGGGGCTCTCCGACGGCATCAATGAGGCGGGACTGTCCATTGCGCTGGCCTACGGGGGCCGGCAGGAAACAGGTGAGGGCTTCGGGATTACCACGATCCTGAGGTATGTGTTGGAGACCTGCGAAAACGTCGATGATGCCTTGGCCGCCCTTCACCGTGTCCCGTCGCATATGTGCTACAACATTCTGGTGGCGGATGCCGGTGGTAATGCAGCTTCGGTAGAGGTCTACGCCGGAGGAGGGGCAAAAGAACAACCGCTTCCCATCGCTACGAACCATCAAAACGATGGCTCGACACCGGATCGCGGTGACTTCACTCAGACCCATAAACGCGCAGCACACCTCAAATCGGTTCTGGACGCTGATCCGATACCTGCCAGCCTTGTAGAAGACTTCTTGGCGCATCCCTTACGACAAGACCGCTACGGTGAGGGGTTCGGAACGCTGTTCACGGCAGAATACAAACCCCGACAAGGGGCGATGATGCTTCATTGGCAGGGCGAGAATTGGACGCAGTCGCTTGATAGTTTCTACGAAGGCCAGCGCGTCATTACCTATGGCGGTAACACCGCTCCGACGGCACCCCTCTATGATATTGACTGGGTCGCAATTGGTCAGGCCTACGCGCGGGGCGATTATCCCGATTGGCGCAGCTTCGTCTCCGGTTGGTCAAACGCTGCTTGA